The window CTCTGAGGTTCAGAAGCCAGCGTGTATCACTGAATGCATGAGTGAATAGGTTAATAGGATATTTATAATCCTAATTCATTACTTATTCCCTGCATAGCTTTGAGGCAAATAGCGATAAAATCTTCTCTTTTAATGCCTAGTTTTGGTTCACAAAAATCAATGTTTTCCCGTAAAGCACCTTTGGCAAAATCTTTTTTACCCCATTTTTTCAAAACATCTTCAACTTTAACATCTGCCAGTTTTTTACTAGGCCGAACTAAAGTGACAGCGGTAATCAAACCAGTCAATTCATCGCAAGCATAGAGCGACCATTCCATATTGGTTTCAGGTTCAGAAATATCAGCTTTCCAGCCCCAGCCATGACGAAGAGAAGCTTTGATAATTTTAGGATCAACGCCTTTTTCTTCCAGCATTTCAACTATTTTGGAAGGGTGTTTTTCAGGAGTATCTTTAAACATTTCATAATCACCATCATGGACGATCCCAGCTACTTCCCACATCTCCTCATCTTCATTAAAATATCTGGCCAAAGCTTTCATACAAGCGCCTACAGCCAACATATGCTTGACGAGATTTTTATTAGAAGTAGTGGAATTTACAAAATCAAGAGCTTCTTGTCTATTCATAATATTTGTCTAATTTAATAACAAGGAATTTTAGCAAGAATTAAAAGGGAGTTAAAGCTCATTCCAGACATCAATAAAGCGCACATCAAGCTTGGGAAATTTCTTACTAATTTCTTCGGCTAAAGCTTTGACGCCAAAAACTTCAGTAGCATAATGGCCAACTGCAAAATAGTGAAAGCCGGCTTCTTTGGCCATGCTTGAAGTACTTTCACTAATAACTCCAGTCAGATGAAGATCAATTTGTTTTTCTGCTATTTCCAAAAATTCAGAACCAGTAGGTGTAGCCCCGCCCGAGCAAACTCCAATCCGGCTAATTTTGTCCGGTCCGCCTAAAACCATAAACACATCATGGTGAAAAAGGGTGGTGCAATCTTTGGCAAAATCTTGGACAAAGATAGGACTTTTGGTTTTAGCAACAAAGCCCCAACCATCAAAATATGGTTCATCAGTTTGGACTAGGCCCAGGTTTTTAATAATTTGGGCATTGTTACCAATCTTAGGATGCATATCCAAAGCTGCATGGTAACCAGCGACAGTCAGTTCATTTTCAAAAATGATAGCCAATCTTTTTTGAGTAGCTAATGATAATTTAGATTTATAAATATATTTTGGGGTCAAAGATAAACCATGATGGGTGATACAAACTTGAGCTCCCCAGCTAGCAGCTTTTTGCAAAAACTCAGCATTACAGGAGACACCAACTGCAACCTTACTGACTTCCTCACTACCTTTAATTTGAATACCATTAGCTCCATAATCATCTGCTGATTCAGCTTTTTTTAGAAAATCTTGACCAAGAATTTGATTGTGAATTGTATTAAAAAATTGACTAGTGTCCATTAAGGCTTTCTGTGTTATGTATTTTAAAAACTAAGAGATTTTTACTAGGATCACGTGGGTCTTTAATTTCAATAAATTGTCCTTTTATTTCTTCACCTTTATCCGTTACGACTCGAGCACTACCGTCATCTTGTATTGAGCTAATCAAACCTTCTTGTGCTTCTGGATTACAAAGTCCTATTATAGCTAGAGCTTC of the Candidatus Beckwithbacteria bacterium genome contains:
- a CDS encoding HDIG domain-containing protein, coding for MNRQEALDFVNSTTSNKNLVKHMLAVGACMKALARYFNEDEEMWEVAGIVHDGDYEMFKDTPEKHPSKIVEMLEEKGVDPKIIKASLRHGWGWKADISEPETNMEWSLYACDELTGLITAVTLVRPSKKLADVKVEDVLKKWGKKDFAKGALRENIDFCEPKLGIKREDFIAICLKAMQGISNELGL
- a CDS encoding Nif3-like dinuclear metal center hexameric protein — encoded protein: MDTSQFFNTIHNQILGQDFLKKAESADDYGANGIQIKGSEEVSKVAVGVSCNAEFLQKAASWGAQVCITHHGLSLTPKYIYKSKLSLATQKRLAIIFENELTVAGYHAALDMHPKIGNNAQIIKNLGLVQTDEPYFDGWGFVAKTKSPIFVQDFAKDCTTLFHHDVFMVLGGPDKISRIGVCSGGATPTGSEFLEIAEKQIDLHLTGVISESTSSMAKEAGFHYFAVGHYATEVFGVKALAEEISKKFPKLDVRFIDVWNEL